Proteins co-encoded in one Bacillota bacterium genomic window:
- the spoVAD gene encoding stage V sporulation protein AD, whose protein sequence is MDLKLKGKQTMVFPAPPSILETASVVGPLEGRGPLGDSFDIIKEDTLSGQDSWEKAECRMMEEAAQLCLKKAGLRETDVGLFVAGDLLNQCINANFAARNLSIPFLGLYGACSTMVEALIIAAMAVEGRYVKYALAATSSHHDTAERQLRYPAEFANQRAPTAQWTVTASGAALVGYGNRPVISMATIGKVVDLGGTDPNDMGSAMAPAAADTIWQHLQDTGRTPEDYDLILTGDLGQVGTAAMRVLLEGEGVDVSRVHQDSGLLIFPRDQTDVNAGGSGCGCVAAAFTGHIYKGLLEGGLARVLVVATGALHSPTSVQQGESIPCIAQAVVVEVPGP, encoded by the coding sequence ATGGATCTCAAGCTCAAGGGCAAGCAGACCATGGTTTTCCCGGCGCCCCCCAGTATTCTTGAGACGGCCTCAGTCGTGGGCCCCCTGGAAGGCCGCGGGCCCCTGGGGGACTCATTTGACATCATCAAGGAAGACACCCTGTCGGGCCAAGACAGCTGGGAGAAGGCAGAGTGCCGCATGATGGAGGAGGCCGCCCAGCTTTGCCTGAAGAAGGCGGGACTAAGAGAAACCGATGTTGGCCTCTTCGTTGCTGGAGACCTGCTTAACCAGTGCATCAACGCCAATTTTGCCGCCCGGAACCTCTCCATACCCTTCCTGGGCCTCTATGGGGCTTGCTCGACAATGGTGGAGGCCCTCATTATCGCTGCAATGGCCGTGGAGGGGAGGTACGTCAAGTATGCCTTGGCGGCCACCTCCAGCCACCATGACACAGCTGAGAGGCAGCTCAGGTACCCCGCGGAGTTCGCGAACCAGCGCGCACCCACCGCTCAGTGGACAGTCACGGCGTCGGGGGCAGCCCTGGTGGGGTACGGCAACCGCCCAGTGATTTCCATGGCCACCATAGGGAAGGTCGTTGATCTTGGGGGCACGGACCCCAATGACATGGGCTCGGCGATGGCGCCCGCGGCGGCGGACACCATATGGCAGCACCTGCAGGACACCGGGCGCACCCCCGAGGACTACGACCTGATACTTACGGGAGACCTGGGGCAGGTAGGCACCGCGGCCATGAGGGTTCTCCTGGAGGGGGAGGGGGTGGATGTCAGCCGTGTTCACCAGGACAGCGGCCTCCTCATATTCCCCCGGGATCAAACCGACGTGAATGCCGGCGGGAGTGGCTGCGGCTGCGTGGCCGCTGCGTTCACAGGCCACATCTACAAGGGACTCCTTGAGGGAGGGCTGGCCCGGGTCCTGGTGGTAGCCACGGGGGCCCTCCATAGCCCCACCTCCGTCCAGCAGGGAGAGAGCATACCCTGCATAGCCCAAGCCGTGGTGGTGGAGGTTCCAGGACCATGA
- a CDS encoding DNA adenine methylase, with amino-acid sequence MKDAETLKAPVRPKPFLKWAGGKGQLLWQLEKYFPDTFKGYHEPFLGAGAVFFHLNPGEAYLSDQNEELINAFLVVRDHLEELVRLLRLHKNNPEYYYFMRGLDSTSLGPVERASRFIYLNKTCFNGLYRVNKKGRFNVPFGRYKNPRYADVDVLAAARSALINTRAIDVADFGIVLGRAAPGDFVYFDPPYQPISETSRFTSYTPGSFDACQQERLARVFGDLDTRGCRVLLSNSASEFIRDLYRGFRVETVKAKRYINCDKNRRSDIDELVVMNYD; translated from the coding sequence GTGAAGGATGCAGAGACACTCAAGGCACCTGTGAGGCCCAAACCCTTCCTCAAGTGGGCGGGCGGGAAGGGGCAACTACTTTGGCAATTGGAGAAATACTTCCCTGACACCTTCAAGGGGTATCACGAGCCTTTCCTGGGCGCCGGAGCCGTATTCTTCCACCTCAATCCAGGCGAGGCCTACCTCTCGGACCAGAACGAAGAACTTATTAATGCCTTCCTCGTGGTCAGAGATCACTTGGAGGAATTGGTGAGGCTCCTTAGACTCCACAAGAACAACCCTGAATACTACTACTTTATGAGGGGATTGGACTCGACCTCGCTGGGGCCCGTGGAAAGGGCGTCCCGCTTCATCTACCTCAACAAGACTTGCTTCAACGGTCTTTACAGGGTGAACAAGAAGGGACGGTTCAATGTGCCCTTCGGCCGCTACAAGAACCCCAGGTACGCCGATGTTGATGTACTGGCCGCAGCCAGATCAGCCTTGATCAACACCAGGGCCATCGATGTGGCGGATTTTGGGATAGTGCTGGGCAGGGCAGCTCCGGGGGATTTTGTCTATTTTGATCCCCCCTACCAGCCCATCAGCGAGACCTCAAGATTCACCAGCTATACTCCCGGCAGTTTCGACGCCTGCCAGCAAGAACGCCTTGCCCGCGTCTTCGGAGATCTGGACACCCGGGGATGCCGCGTCTTACTGAGCAACTCCGCATCTGAGTTCATCAGAGACCTTTACAGGGGCTTCAGGGTCGAGACTGTCAAGGCCAAGCGATACATCAATTGCGACAAGAACCGGCGCAGCGATATCGATGAATTGGTGGTCATGAACTATGACTGA
- a CDS encoding segregation/condensation protein A yields MTYAVRLEAFEGPLDLLLHLIEKNKVDIRDIPVASITHQYIEYLGAMSRLDLEAASEFLVMAATLMDLKARTLLPRPPVTLEDEDDPRQELVDRLLEYKRFKALAAHLRLLESQQAMRHTRPFPGFARQWPDLGFLEGCTLEALSTAFQQAIGAAEEVWAEIPREEVSFRRTMRDVVLRLSRSPGIPVPFREIIREKATRLEVIVTFLVVLELVRLRRVLISQPEPFGEIEMVFSTRQGGKNRGREGPRGH; encoded by the coding sequence ATGACCTATGCCGTAAGGTTGGAGGCTTTTGAGGGGCCCCTGGACCTGCTCCTTCACCTCATCGAGAAGAACAAGGTGGACATCAGGGACATCCCGGTGGCCTCCATAACGCACCAGTACATTGAGTACCTGGGGGCCATGAGCCGACTGGACCTGGAGGCGGCCAGTGAGTTCCTGGTCATGGCAGCGACCCTCATGGACCTGAAGGCCCGTACTCTCCTGCCGAGGCCCCCCGTCACCCTGGAGGACGAGGACGACCCACGGCAGGAACTGGTGGACAGGCTCCTGGAGTACAAGCGTTTCAAGGCTCTAGCTGCCCACCTGCGGCTCCTCGAATCCCAGCAGGCCATGAGACACACCCGGCCCTTCCCGGGCTTTGCCAGGCAATGGCCTGACCTGGGCTTCTTGGAAGGGTGTACACTGGAGGCATTGTCCACGGCCTTCCAGCAGGCCATCGGTGCCGCCGAGGAGGTCTGGGCGGAGATACCTCGCGAAGAGGTGAGCTTCCGCAGGACCATGCGGGACGTGGTACTCAGGCTCAGCCGGAGCCCGGGCATCCCAGTTCCCTTCAGGGAGATCATCAGGGAGAAGGCCACCAGGCTGGAGGTCATCGTTACCTTCCTGGTAGTCCTGGAACTCGTGCGCCTCAGGCGGGTCCTCATAAGCCAGCCTGAGCCCTTCGGCGAGATAGAGATGGTTTTTTCAACAAGGCAAGGGGGGAAGAACCGTGGCAGAGAAGGGCCCCGAGGCCATTGA
- the spoVAE gene encoding stage V sporulation protein AE — translation MNPFFAAFLVGGVLCALAQVFMDVTKVHPAHVMVLFVILGALASALGFYEPLVLFGGAGATVPLTGFGHVMVQGTLDAVTAQGLPGVLSGGLAAASGGIGSAIIFGYIMALVFNPRG, via the coding sequence ATGAACCCGTTCTTCGCTGCCTTTCTTGTGGGCGGGGTCCTCTGTGCCTTGGCCCAGGTATTCATGGACGTGACCAAGGTCCACCCAGCCCACGTCATGGTGCTTTTCGTGATCCTGGGGGCCCTGGCCAGCGCCCTCGGTTTTTACGAGCCGCTGGTGCTGTTCGGAGGAGCCGGGGCCACGGTACCCCTCACAGGCTTCGGTCATGTCATGGTGCAGGGGACCCTGGACGCCGTCACCGCCCAGGGCCTGCCAGGCGTGCTATCCGGGGGCCTGGCGGCGGCATCGGGGGGCATCGGTTCCGCTATCATCTTTGGGTATATCATGGCACTGGTGTTCAACCCCAGGGGGTGA
- a CDS encoding spore germination protein — translation MPLAGKMSRRLRKNMELLTQTMGIGESFDLWERRLRIAQKDAALIWVDGLINDLALQRVIESLLKLKQGDLAPNPAERLMKEYLNYAEAKEVDTYDDLITEVLAGQVAILVDGDSHAVMVDVREYPGREPDEPDLERVVRGSRDGMVETLVLNTVLIRRRLRDPSFRAEAIRVGRRSKTDVAVIYLKDVCNLDLVKKVKDQIARIQTDAIPMAEKTVEEFLVGPWGWWNPFPRVRFTERPDVAAVHLLEGHVIVLVDTSPSVIILPATLFHHVQHAEEYRENTLVGVYIRWVRFLGIALSLVGPPLWVALALRPELLPEALDFIGPRSQGNIPLLAQFFIAELGVDLIRIALVHTPAALGTALGFIGAILLGQIAISVGLLASETILYVAVAALGTFGTPSLEFALAVKLSRLALLGAVGVFGILGLAGGLLALTVLLGFTRSFGVPYLWPLIPFDWAALKSVLVRRPIPVDTGRPSALKPQEPDKAPRDS, via the coding sequence TTGCCGCTGGCTGGAAAGATGTCAAGGCGCCTAAGGAAGAACATGGAGCTTCTGACCCAGACCATGGGTATAGGTGAGTCCTTCGACCTCTGGGAGAGACGCTTAAGGATCGCCCAGAAGGATGCCGCCCTCATATGGGTGGATGGCCTCATCAACGACCTTGCGCTCCAGCGGGTCATAGAGAGTCTGCTCAAGCTAAAACAGGGTGACCTCGCTCCCAACCCTGCAGAGAGGCTCATGAAGGAATACCTGAACTACGCCGAGGCCAAGGAGGTTGACACCTACGATGACCTGATCACTGAGGTCCTAGCAGGTCAGGTGGCCATCCTGGTGGACGGTGACAGCCATGCGGTCATGGTAGATGTCCGGGAGTACCCCGGCCGTGAGCCTGACGAGCCGGACCTGGAGAGGGTTGTGCGGGGCTCCCGTGACGGGATGGTTGAGACCCTCGTCTTAAACACGGTGCTCATCAGGCGCAGGCTGCGGGACCCCAGCTTCAGGGCGGAGGCCATCAGGGTGGGGCGACGCTCCAAGACTGACGTGGCCGTCATATACCTGAAGGATGTATGTAACTTGGACCTGGTCAAGAAGGTCAAGGACCAGATCGCCAGGATACAGACGGATGCCATTCCCATGGCCGAGAAGACAGTGGAGGAATTCCTGGTGGGACCATGGGGGTGGTGGAACCCCTTCCCCCGCGTGAGGTTCACCGAGAGGCCCGACGTAGCGGCTGTGCACCTTCTGGAGGGGCATGTTATAGTGCTGGTGGATACAAGCCCTAGCGTCATCATACTCCCTGCCACACTCTTCCACCACGTGCAGCACGCCGAGGAATACCGGGAAAACACGCTGGTGGGCGTGTACATCCGCTGGGTGCGATTCCTGGGGATCGCCTTGAGCCTTGTGGGCCCGCCGCTGTGGGTAGCGCTGGCACTGAGGCCCGAGCTTCTTCCGGAAGCCCTGGACTTCATAGGCCCTAGGAGTCAAGGGAACATACCCCTCCTGGCCCAGTTCTTCATCGCCGAGCTAGGTGTGGACCTCATAAGGATAGCGCTAGTCCACACGCCCGCCGCCCTGGGAACCGCCCTGGGATTCATTGGCGCAATACTCCTAGGCCAGATTGCCATTTCCGTAGGTCTCCTGGCATCAGAAACCATTCTTTACGTGGCCGTGGCAGCTCTGGGGACCTTCGGCACGCCCAGCCTGGAGTTCGCGCTAGCGGTGAAGCTCTCTCGTCTTGCTCTCCTGGGGGCCGTGGGGGTCTTTGGGATCCTGGGCCTTGCCGGCGGCCTGCTCGCCCTCACGGTGCTGCTGGGTTTCACCCGGTCCTTCGGTGTGCCGTACCTGTGGCCTCTTATACCCTTTGATTGGGCGGCCCTGAAGTCTGTCCTTGTCCGGAGACCCATACCAGTGGACACGGGAAGACCCTCGGCCCTGAAACCGCAGGAGCCCGACAAGGCACCACGGGATTCCTGA
- a CDS encoding anti-sigma factor antagonist (This anti-anti-sigma factor, or anti-sigma factor antagonist, belongs to a family that includes characterized members SpoIIAA, RsbV, RsfA, and RsfB.): MKIRWQVVDSVLCVRIDGDLDLYGAEEFRRQVDHALQSSQARDLVVNMASVAFVDSSGLGAILGRYRRVSQCRGRMILAGLKARVRPMLEISGIQRIIPVASSEGEALDMLKGGAGIGA, translated from the coding sequence TTGAAGATCCGGTGGCAAGTGGTGGATTCGGTACTCTGTGTCAGGATCGATGGTGATCTAGACCTGTACGGGGCGGAGGAATTCCGCCGGCAAGTAGATCACGCGCTCCAAAGTAGCCAGGCCCGGGACCTAGTTGTGAACATGGCCTCCGTAGCCTTTGTGGACAGCTCAGGCCTCGGAGCGATACTGGGACGGTACAGGCGGGTCTCCCAGTGCCGGGGGCGCATGATCCTGGCAGGGCTCAAGGCCAGGGTCAGGCCAATGCTAGAGATCTCAGGGATCCAGCGGATAATCCCTGTGGCCTCCTCCGAAGGGGAGGCCCTGGATATGCTGAAGGGGGGCGCTGGCATTGGAGCCTAA
- the trpS gene encoding tryptophan--tRNA ligase translates to MKERIFSGMRPSGRLHLGNLLGALDNWIRLQDDYQCFFGVVDWHALTTGYEDTSDLRENVGEMVLDWLAAGIDPERSVILRQSDIKEHAELHLLLSMVTPLSWLERVPTYKEQLRELEGREIATYGFLGYPVLQAADIFMYRATRVPVGEDQLPHLELSREIARRFNNLFGPVFPEPEAILNKVTLLPGIDGRKMSKSYQNEIPLAASPEVILDRVSMMITDPARVRRNDPGHPEVCTVYSFHGVFGKETLSQLDEECRSAGIGCVQCKKNLGRLMGEFLEPIRSRREDLAADPDLVRSVLEEGASRARAVAQETMGEVREAMRL, encoded by the coding sequence ATGAAAGAGCGCATATTCAGCGGGATGAGACCGAGCGGGAGGCTCCACCTGGGGAACCTCCTTGGGGCCCTGGACAACTGGATCAGGCTTCAGGACGACTACCAGTGCTTCTTCGGCGTGGTGGACTGGCACGCCCTGACCACAGGCTACGAAGACACCAGCGATCTCAGGGAAAACGTAGGGGAGATGGTCCTGGACTGGCTGGCTGCGGGCATCGACCCTGAAAGGAGCGTCATACTGCGGCAGTCTGATATCAAGGAGCACGCCGAGCTCCATCTCCTCCTTTCCATGGTGACACCCCTGTCCTGGCTGGAGAGGGTACCCACATACAAGGAGCAGCTGAGGGAGCTTGAGGGCAGGGAGATTGCCACCTACGGTTTCCTGGGCTACCCTGTGCTCCAGGCCGCTGACATATTCATGTACAGGGCAACCCGGGTGCCTGTTGGGGAGGACCAGTTGCCACACCTGGAACTCTCCCGGGAGATCGCCAGGCGGTTCAACAACCTCTTCGGGCCGGTGTTCCCCGAGCCGGAGGCCATACTGAACAAGGTCACGCTCCTTCCTGGGATAGATGGCAGGAAGATGAGCAAGAGCTACCAGAACGAGATCCCCTTGGCTGCCAGCCCTGAGGTGATCCTTGATCGAGTATCCATGATGATAACTGACCCCGCCAGGGTTAGGCGAAACGACCCCGGGCACCCCGAAGTGTGCACCGTTTACTCCTTCCACGGCGTGTTCGGCAAGGAGACACTCTCCCAGCTGGACGAGGAGTGCCGGTCCGCGGGAATCGGCTGTGTCCAGTGTAAGAAGAACCTTGGCAGGCTCATGGGGGAGTTCCTGGAACCCATAAGGTCTAGGCGCGAGGACCTTGCGGCGGACCCGGATCTGGTCCGGTCCGTCTTGGAGGAGGGCGCCAGTAGAGCGCGGGCGGTGGCTCAGGAGACCATGGGAGAGGTACGGGAGGCCATGAGGCTCTAG
- a CDS encoding stage V sporulation protein AB, with translation MKEALAGLVAMAEGLATGAGLVALLSLLDIVPRLARLTGTPHRVRTYETSIMLGALLASLADTLDLSMRMPEVTMVAVGLFTGVSVGLLTAAVAEVLNVLPVVGRRLGVEDSMPYLVGALLAGKTLGSLFQWVFPGIR, from the coding sequence TTGAAAGAGGCACTGGCTGGCCTGGTTGCCATGGCGGAGGGCCTGGCCACCGGCGCAGGCTTGGTAGCACTGCTGAGCCTTCTGGACATCGTGCCGAGACTCGCCAGGCTCACAGGCACCCCTCACAGGGTCAGGACCTATGAGACCTCGATCATGCTGGGGGCGCTCCTCGCATCCCTTGCAGACACGCTGGACCTGAGCATGAGGATGCCAGAGGTGACGATGGTCGCTGTGGGTCTGTTCACAGGGGTGAGTGTGGGACTCCTGACGGCAGCTGTGGCCGAGGTGTTGAATGTGCTGCCCGTGGTGGGTCGCAGGCTCGGGGTGGAGGATAGCATGCCTTACCTGGTGGGGGCACTCCTCGCCGGCAAGACCCTGGGATCCCTATTCCAGTGGGTTTTCCCGGGCATACGTTAA
- a CDS encoding dodecin family protein, whose product MEMTCAKVMEVVGSSKKDWSDAVENAVAEALRSVPRVHAVEVINMTANVEGGRIHEFKADCKVAYSE is encoded by the coding sequence ATGGAGATGACTTGTGCCAAGGTGATGGAGGTTGTGGGGTCGTCTAAGAAAGACTGGTCCGATGCGGTGGAGAACGCTGTGGCGGAGGCCCTAAGGAGTGTGCCCAGGGTTCATGCCGTTGAGGTGATTAACATGACGGCAAACGTAGAGGGTGGGAGAATACACGAGTTCAAGGCGGACTGCAAGGTGGCCTACTCGGAGTAG
- a CDS encoding SpoVA/SpoVAEb family sporulation membrane protein encodes MPKATKQQEKCYKKLSGGVTPRRPIMQNALKAFVAGGAISALGQVFFSSLLAQGLTLRHASGFTSVIMIFLGAFFTGLGVYDHLGRIAGMGAALPITGFANSIVAPALEFKREGFVLGVAARMFTIAGPVLVFVTVASSAIGLVYWLLWFRP; translated from the coding sequence GTGCCCAAAGCGACAAAGCAACAGGAGAAGTGCTACAAGAAGCTCAGCGGGGGGGTCACTCCCCGAAGGCCCATCATGCAAAATGCGTTGAAAGCCTTTGTTGCGGGGGGAGCCATCTCGGCCCTGGGCCAGGTGTTCTTCAGCTCGCTCCTGGCGCAAGGGTTGACCCTAAGGCATGCATCAGGCTTTACCTCGGTGATCATGATCTTCCTTGGGGCCTTCTTCACGGGGCTCGGTGTATATGACCACCTGGGTCGCATTGCCGGCATGGGTGCCGCTCTCCCTATAACGGGGTTCGCCAACTCCATCGTGGCGCCAGCGCTGGAGTTCAAGAGGGAGGGCTTCGTTCTGGGGGTTGCCGCTCGCATGTTCACCATAGCCGGGCCTGTCCTGGTCTTCGTGACCGTTGCCTCCAGTGCCATTGGACTGGTGTACTGGCTGCTATGGTTCAGGCCCTGA
- a CDS encoding site-2 protease family protein: protein MLDPTMLYRLPALLVAIVFHEYAHAQAADALGDPTPRYSGRLTLNPLAHLDPVGLLALWFFRFGWAKPVPVNPYNFRDPRRGMVLVAMAGPAMNLFLAFLTMLVLRLTGVSLSAAGPIVSQLLLYNVLLAAFNIIPVPPLDGSKILAGLLPRSAGRYIAQIEPYGWVVLLALLWTGILQRIIGPVVNLILLALELSTGGFITL, encoded by the coding sequence ATGCTGGACCCTACCATGCTCTACCGTTTGCCCGCCCTCTTAGTGGCAATAGTGTTTCACGAGTACGCCCACGCGCAAGCGGCTGATGCTCTCGGAGACCCAACCCCCCGCTATAGTGGCCGTCTCACCCTGAATCCACTGGCACACCTGGACCCCGTGGGTCTCCTGGCCCTGTGGTTCTTCCGGTTCGGGTGGGCTAAGCCTGTCCCCGTAAATCCCTACAACTTCCGGGACCCGAGGAGGGGGATGGTCCTGGTGGCCATGGCAGGGCCCGCTATGAACCTCTTCCTGGCCTTTCTCACCATGCTGGTGCTGCGCCTCACAGGCGTGTCCCTGAGCGCTGCCGGGCCCATAGTGAGCCAGCTTCTCCTTTACAACGTATTGCTGGCCGCCTTCAACATCATTCCAGTACCGCCCCTGGACGGCTCGAAGATCCTGGCGGGGCTGTTGCCTCGCTCGGCAGGACGCTACATTGCCCAGATCGAGCCCTACGGCTGGGTTGTGCTTCTCGCCCTGCTGTGGACGGGGATCCTCCAGCGGATCATAGGACCGGTGGTAAACCTCATCCTCCTGGCCCTGGAGCTTTCCACAGGGGGATTCATAACACTGTAA
- a CDS encoding sigma-70 family RNA polymerase sigma factor — protein sequence MAGVEPSVPGHREQMDLLARARKGDQEARARFVTENSPLIWGIVRRFDRLGHEPEDLFQVGCIGLLKAMDRFDEGFGTRFSTYALPLIIGEIRRHIRDQSPLRVPRGAKEMARRAWVRQEEMANVLGREPSVLEVATDLGVSPHDLVAAWEGLRRPASLASGDDSPGIEDVVHDTSQSESLWATGVAIQEVLLELEPRERAVLVLRYLRDKTQEEVARALRISQAQVSRIEKSALENARLHLGGGD from the coding sequence TTGGCAGGCGTTGAACCCTCTGTCCCGGGTCACCGGGAACAGATGGACCTCCTTGCCCGGGCAAGGAAGGGAGACCAGGAGGCGCGGGCTCGCTTCGTTACAGAGAACTCCCCGCTCATATGGGGTATCGTCAGGCGGTTTGACAGGCTGGGCCACGAACCTGAGGACCTGTTCCAGGTGGGCTGCATTGGTCTTCTGAAGGCCATGGATCGCTTTGATGAGGGCTTCGGGACCCGCTTTTCCACCTACGCCTTGCCCTTGATAATCGGCGAGATACGCCGGCACATCAGGGACCAGTCACCCCTTAGGGTTCCCAGGGGAGCCAAGGAAATGGCAAGGAGGGCCTGGGTGCGCCAGGAGGAGATGGCGAATGTCCTAGGACGGGAGCCCTCAGTCTTGGAGGTCGCAACGGATCTTGGGGTATCCCCTCATGACCTGGTGGCCGCGTGGGAGGGCCTTAGACGGCCAGCCTCGCTGGCCTCCGGGGATGACAGTCCAGGCATAGAGGACGTTGTCCACGATACCTCGCAGTCAGAAAGCCTCTGGGCTACAGGGGTGGCTATCCAGGAGGTCCTCTTAGAGCTGGAGCCTCGGGAGCGGGCCGTGCTAGTCCTGCGATACCTGCGGGACAAGACCCAAGAGGAGGTCGCCCGGGCGCTAAGGATCTCCCAGGCTCAGGTATCCAGGATAGAGAAGTCTGCCCTGGAGAATGCCAGGCTTCACCTGGGAGGGGGAGACTAG
- the scpB gene encoding SMC-Scp complex subunit ScpB produces the protein MAEKGPEAIEALLFAAAEPLPLEEMARILEVTEMETLVYITELRSSLSKTRGIGIQEVAGGYQLTTKPEFGVFVERLGRPKPPPPLSQAALETLAIIIYRQPVTRAEIESIRGVRCETALQTLEERGLIEETGRKDAIGRPILYGVTSRCLHYFGLRSAEDLPELEAEASEMEREEKTGTGQSDVN, from the coding sequence GTGGCAGAGAAGGGCCCCGAGGCCATTGAGGCGCTGCTGTTCGCCGCCGCTGAGCCCCTCCCACTGGAGGAGATGGCCAGGATACTGGAGGTCACCGAGATGGAGACGCTGGTGTACATCACCGAGCTCAGGTCCTCCCTGTCCAAGACCCGTGGCATAGGCATTCAAGAGGTGGCCGGGGGATACCAGCTCACCACCAAACCGGAGTTCGGCGTCTTTGTGGAACGCCTGGGGAGACCCAAGCCCCCACCGCCCCTCTCCCAGGCAGCCCTGGAGACCCTGGCCATTATCATTTACCGCCAGCCGGTAACCAGGGCCGAGATTGAGAGCATCCGCGGTGTACGCTGTGAGACGGCGCTGCAAACCCTGGAGGAGAGGGGCCTTATCGAAGAGACCGGACGGAAGGACGCCATTGGCAGGCCAATTCTCTACGGAGTGACCAGCAGGTGCCTTCACTACTTCGGTCTGAGGAGTGCTGAGGACCTCCCAGAGCTGGAAGCCGAGGCCTCCGAGATGGAAAGAGAGGAAAAAACCGGCACTGGCCAATCTGATGTAAATTGA
- the spoIIAB gene encoding anti-sigma F factor, whose amino-acid sequence MALEPNRMRLEIRAFPENVGVARVALAAFAAQGDFTLTEIEEIKVAVSEAVSNAVLHAYPGSEGDVLVTASLEEGLLHVVIRDRGRGIADIAQARQPSFSTEPGRMGLGFVFMESFMDQVEVSSTPGQGTQVTMTRKAEKAGREQAS is encoded by the coding sequence CTGGCATTGGAGCCTAACCGCATGAGGCTGGAGATAAGGGCCTTCCCCGAGAACGTGGGGGTTGCCAGGGTGGCGCTGGCGGCCTTTGCCGCCCAGGGGGACTTCACCCTCACGGAGATCGAAGAGATCAAGGTAGCAGTGTCCGAGGCCGTCTCCAATGCCGTGCTACACGCCTACCCTGGCAGTGAGGGAGACGTGCTGGTCACAGCCAGCCTGGAGGAGGGCTTGCTGCACGTCGTGATCCGCGACAGGGGTCGTGGCATTGCCGACATAGCCCAGGCCCGCCAGCCCTCCTTCTCTACGGAACCAGGCCGCATGGGCCTGGGATTCGTGTTCATGGAATCCTTCATGGACCAAGTAGAGGTGTCCTCCACTCCCGGGCAGGGGACACAGGTCACCATGACGCGCAAGGCTGAGAAGGCCGGCCGCGAGCAGGCCTCCTGA
- a CDS encoding stage V sporulation protein AA, which produces MPSHEVILKVRGKVSAEPGSLLTIGRLAEVAGQPGLAKKARGLIVAKAGGRHRGALVLSALDIARVVMSSLPDVQVSLLGEDEVVVLVEARKTRRPLLALVKTVLVATVLFLGSGLAIMNFHSEVSMAQAQARLYWFITGEAVTRPLIMQVPYSLGIGLGIGLFFNHFRWLMGRDEPSPLEVEMFLYDRNVQQCIASREEERAGEDTP; this is translated from the coding sequence TTGCCCAGCCATGAGGTGATCCTTAAGGTTAGGGGAAAGGTCAGCGCGGAACCGGGATCCCTCTTGACAATCGGGCGCTTGGCAGAGGTCGCCGGCCAGCCCGGCTTGGCCAAGAAGGCGCGCGGCCTCATCGTTGCCAAGGCGGGTGGCCGCCACAGGGGAGCGCTGGTGCTGTCAGCCCTGGATATTGCCAGGGTGGTTATGTCCTCCCTCCCGGATGTGCAGGTGTCCCTCCTGGGCGAGGACGAGGTCGTGGTGTTGGTGGAGGCGAGGAAAACCCGGCGCCCCCTTCTTGCCTTGGTAAAGACAGTCCTGGTGGCTACAGTGCTCTTCCTGGGTTCCGGACTGGCAATAATGAACTTCCACTCCGAGGTGAGCATGGCCCAGGCCCAGGCCCGGCTCTACTGGTTTATTACCGGAGAGGCTGTTACGAGGCCCCTCATCATGCAGGTTCCCTACTCCCTGGGGATCGGCCTGGGGATTGGCCTGTTCTTCAACCACTTCCGCTGGCTCATGGGGCGTGACGAGCCCAGCCCACTGGAGGTGGAAATGTTCCTCTACGATAGGAATGTGCAGCAGTGCATCGCCTCGAGGGAGGAGGAACGGGCCGGGGAAGACACACCTTGA